A window of Chitinophaga sp. MM2321 contains these coding sequences:
- the hemW gene encoding radical SAM family heme chaperone HemW: MSGIYLHIPFCKQACFYCNFHFSTSLTQQAAMVESLLQEITLQQDYLSGAPVQTIYFGGGTPSLLNAAELQALLAQLRATFPVAGNAEITLEANPDDLDIAQLQMLRDAGINRLSIGVQSFHEADLLWMNRAHNSQQALECITNAQQLGFSNITIDLIYGGPTLTDEGWEQNVKQAIALGIPHLSCYALTVEPGTALDQFIKKKKMAPTDADKAARHFELLMQWLGAAGYEHYEISNFALPGWHSRHNSSYWQGKPYLGLGPSAHSFNGHSRQWNIANNALYIKSIASGKIPFEIESLTTTMMFNEYIMTSLRTSAGCNLEWVAEKFGADQCKKLQEQSKQFISKEWMEQQGEVLRLTKAGRLFADGIAAELFI, from the coding sequence ATGTCCGGAATTTATTTACATATTCCTTTTTGTAAGCAGGCCTGTTTTTACTGCAACTTCCATTTTTCCACCTCGCTTACACAGCAGGCAGCGATGGTTGAAAGCCTCTTACAGGAGATCACCCTGCAACAGGATTACTTATCCGGAGCGCCGGTGCAAACCATTTATTTTGGCGGCGGCACACCCAGCCTGCTGAATGCTGCCGAATTACAGGCATTACTGGCACAACTCCGCGCCACCTTTCCCGTAGCCGGCAACGCTGAAATAACACTGGAAGCCAATCCCGACGATCTCGACATCGCTCAACTGCAAATGCTCCGCGATGCCGGTATCAACCGGTTGAGCATTGGTGTACAGTCCTTTCATGAAGCAGATCTGCTGTGGATGAACCGGGCGCACAACAGCCAACAGGCACTGGAATGTATTACCAACGCACAACAGCTCGGATTTTCAAATATTACCATCGACCTGATTTATGGAGGCCCCACCCTAACCGATGAAGGCTGGGAACAAAATGTAAAACAAGCCATTGCCCTGGGAATCCCTCATTTATCCTGCTATGCACTGACAGTGGAACCCGGCACGGCACTCGACCAGTTTATTAAGAAGAAAAAAATGGCGCCTACAGACGCTGATAAAGCGGCGAGACATTTTGAGCTATTGATGCAATGGCTGGGAGCAGCCGGCTATGAACATTACGAGATCTCCAATTTCGCATTGCCGGGATGGCATTCGCGCCATAACAGCAGCTATTGGCAAGGCAAACCCTATCTTGGACTGGGTCCTTCCGCACACTCCTTCAATGGGCATTCAAGACAATGGAATATTGCCAACAACGCCCTTTACATCAAAAGTATAGCCAGCGGTAAAATACCTTTTGAAATAGAATCGCTCACCACCACCATGATGTTTAATGAATACATCATGACTTCTCTCCGCACCTCAGCCGGCTGCAACCTGGAATGGGTAGCAGAAAAATTCGGCGCCGATCAATGCAAAAAGCTACAGGAGCAAAGCAAACAATTTATTTCAAAAGAATGGATGGAGCAACAAGGTGAAGTACTACGGCTCACAAAGGCCGGAAGACTGTTTGCAGACGGGATTGCAGCGGAATTATTTATTTAG
- a CDS encoding DUF6263 family protein, with amino-acid sequence MKRFLGLITMLVALTVTTKAQEYMAMNYTFAKGQQFEMEQKSRSETYMTVNDVVQRTTRDYNNIISIEATEVNPGKTILTFRYKELKFNFNAKNQNIFVDAKVANDKEPFQAGLKNILDKPFTVEIQSTGIVNKVDGLDNILDNAAAAFSALKKNEQEAYMKLMKDQFGTDAFRSWLEQLLIMYPAHGIKTGTQWEENVPMRGGLIGSIDLYWNLQTWDTQTAKIGGTSKIKTDKVQMLTLEDGIKATAEISGSTSSNYLVERSTGLPSICVQTTEMNGNYTYKADKAKKIRKDLKVPIKVVTNASYKIKQMK; translated from the coding sequence ATGAAAAGATTTTTGGGACTGATTACAATGCTGGTAGCACTCACTGTTACTACCAAGGCTCAGGAGTATATGGCGATGAACTATACCTTCGCTAAGGGACAACAGTTTGAAATGGAGCAGAAAAGCCGCAGCGAAACCTATATGACCGTAAATGATGTGGTGCAACGTACTACCCGTGATTATAATAACATCATTAGTATAGAAGCGACAGAAGTCAATCCCGGTAAAACTATTCTTACCTTCCGTTATAAGGAGTTGAAATTTAACTTCAACGCCAAAAACCAGAATATTTTTGTTGATGCCAAAGTAGCCAACGACAAAGAACCATTTCAGGCCGGCCTCAAAAATATACTGGACAAACCCTTTACCGTAGAAATACAATCTACCGGTATCGTTAATAAAGTAGACGGACTAGATAACATCCTTGACAATGCAGCCGCTGCTTTCAGCGCATTGAAAAAAAATGAACAGGAAGCCTATATGAAACTGATGAAAGACCAGTTTGGAACAGACGCCTTCCGCAGCTGGCTGGAACAATTGCTGATTATGTACCCTGCACACGGTATCAAAACCGGTACGCAATGGGAAGAAAATGTGCCCATGCGCGGCGGATTGATAGGCAGTATAGACCTGTACTGGAACCTGCAAACCTGGGATACACAAACGGCTAAAATTGGCGGTACCTCTAAAATAAAGACTGATAAAGTGCAGATGCTGACCCTGGAAGATGGCATTAAAGCAACCGCAGAAATCAGCGGTAGCACTTCTTCCAATTACCTGGTAGAACGCAGCACCGGCCTCCCCAGCATATGCGTACAAACCACGGAGATGAATGGTAACTATACCTATAAAGCCGATAAGGCCAAAAAGATCAGAAAGGACCTGAAAGTCCCCATTAAAGTGGTTACCAACGCTTCTTACAAAATAAAACAAATGAAGTAA
- a CDS encoding DUF2911 domain-containing protein → MIKKVIFLALLAGTFSISAGAQDKKMPPLDASPMDMAYYPVMYPYVVKVKGEPGSLVARVIYSRPQTKGRQIFGNLEEYGKIWRLGANEATEIEFFRPVIIAGKNIPKGRYTIYAIPTEKTWTIILNRDTDIWGAFKYDQRKDVVRTALPVVSVDTPVEAFTMAFEKGDPGANLVIAWDKVSVSLPIKWSEAIAKKK, encoded by the coding sequence ATGATAAAAAAAGTAATCTTTTTGGCCCTGCTGGCTGGCACATTCAGTATAAGCGCAGGAGCGCAGGATAAAAAGATGCCCCCGCTGGATGCCAGTCCGATGGATATGGCCTACTACCCGGTCATGTATCCTTATGTTGTGAAAGTAAAAGGAGAACCAGGCTCGCTGGTGGCAAGGGTTATTTACAGTCGTCCGCAAACAAAAGGCCGGCAAATCTTTGGCAACCTGGAAGAATACGGCAAAATATGGCGCCTGGGTGCGAACGAAGCCACTGAAATAGAGTTTTTCAGACCTGTGATCATTGCCGGAAAAAATATTCCCAAAGGCCGCTATACAATATATGCTATCCCAACAGAAAAGACCTGGACCATCATTCTGAACCGTGATACGGATATCTGGGGCGCTTTCAAATATGATCAACGCAAAGATGTGGTAAGAACCGCCCTGCCGGTAGTGTCAGTAGATACGCCTGTAGAAGCCTTTACCATGGCATTTGAAAAGGGAGATCCCGGGGCTAACCTGGTTATAGCCTGGGATAAAGTAAGTGTAAGCCTGCCTATTAAGTGGTCTGAAGCTATCGCGAAGAAAAAATAG
- a CDS encoding cystathionine gamma-synthase, which produces MKLGTKLIHAGVAPDPSTGAIMTPIFQTSTYVQSAPGVHKGYEYARTQNPTRDALQNALAAIENGTHGISFGSGLAATDAVMKLLNPGDEVIATNDLYGGTYRIFTKIFERYGIKFTFIGMQDAKNIEAHITPQTKMLWLETPTNPLLNIIDIAACAQIARKSELLLCVDNTFASPYLQNPLDLGADIVLHSATKYLGGHSDVVHGAIIVKNEALAQQLYFIQNSCGAVPGPQDCFLVLRGIKTLHVRMQRHCENGEVIAHFLRNHSKVDKVYWPGFTDHPNHDIAKRQMRGFGGMLSFTLKDDNLEAANRVLSNTHLFSLAESLGGVESLIGHPASMTHASIPREDRIKNGLADSLIRLSVGIEDAGDLTEDLNNAIG; this is translated from the coding sequence ATGAAGCTGGGTACTAAACTCATACACGCAGGTGTAGCTCCCGATCCATCTACGGGGGCCATAATGACGCCTATTTTCCAGACATCTACCTATGTGCAGAGCGCACCCGGCGTACATAAAGGATATGAGTATGCGCGCACGCAGAACCCCACCCGCGATGCCCTTCAGAACGCCCTGGCAGCCATTGAAAACGGCACCCATGGCATCTCTTTTGGCAGCGGACTGGCAGCAACAGACGCCGTGATGAAGCTCTTGAACCCCGGCGATGAAGTAATTGCCACAAACGACCTTTACGGAGGAACCTACCGCATTTTCACAAAGATTTTTGAGCGTTATGGCATCAAATTCACCTTTATAGGGATGCAGGACGCCAAAAACATCGAGGCCCATATCACCCCGCAAACAAAAATGCTTTGGCTGGAAACACCCACCAACCCATTGCTGAACATCATAGATATCGCTGCCTGCGCTCAGATTGCCAGGAAAAGCGAGCTCCTGTTGTGCGTGGATAACACCTTTGCCTCCCCTTATCTGCAAAATCCGCTGGACCTGGGCGCTGACATAGTGCTGCATTCCGCGACCAAATACCTGGGCGGCCACAGTGATGTGGTACATGGCGCTATCATTGTTAAGAATGAAGCACTGGCCCAACAGCTCTATTTTATACAAAACAGCTGCGGCGCCGTTCCGGGGCCACAAGATTGCTTCCTGGTATTGCGCGGCATCAAAACCCTGCATGTACGCATGCAGCGCCATTGCGAAAACGGGGAAGTAATCGCCCATTTCCTGCGCAACCACTCCAAAGTAGACAAAGTATACTGGCCCGGCTTTACCGATCATCCTAACCACGATATTGCCAAAAGGCAAATGCGCGGCTTCGGTGGCATGCTCTCTTTTACATTGAAAGATGATAACCTGGAAGCTGCCAACCGCGTCCTGAGCAATACACACCTGTTTTCCCTGGCAGAATCATTGGGCGGGGTAGAATCGCTGATAGGCCATCCGGCCAGCATGACGCATGCTTCCATACCCCGTGAAGACAGGATCAAAAACGGATTGGCCGATTCCCTCATCCGCCTGAGCGTGGGTATTGAAGATGCCGGCGACCTGACAGAAGATCTGAATAACGCCATTGGATAA
- a CDS encoding serine hydrolase, whose translation MRYCLILLFCCCQIYGLQAQSRTDTLLRNLISREASPALKHILQYPDSFRYQLIYTQIDRDAHNQPHFKHYYLDVDADKYFNPASTVKLPVALLALEKLKELKAEGITGNTPMLTDSSWSGQVTVHTDSTAENGLPSIYHYIKRIFLISDNDAYNRLYEFVGQQTIHEKLWDKGYKRARIVRRFMPLSEEENRHTNAIRFEDNGKSIYAQPPAYSTLAFDYSKKITMGTAYMDKNDKLVPLPMDFTRQNNLPLEDLQQLLQSVLFPASVPASRRFNITEDDYRFLYRYMSQYPSETTYPKYDTTEYFDSYTKFFLFKGAGHNIPPYMRVFNKTGWSYGFLTDAAYIVDFKHNVEFMLTGTIYVNRDGILNDDKYEYEEDGYPFFKEIGKIIYGYELQRQRAHNPDLSQFRIDYTK comes from the coding sequence ATGCGTTATTGTTTGATACTGCTCTTTTGCTGCTGCCAGATATATGGATTGCAGGCCCAGTCGCGCACAGATACCCTTTTACGGAACCTGATCAGTCGGGAGGCTTCTCCGGCACTGAAACACATACTTCAGTATCCGGATTCTTTCAGGTATCAGTTGATCTACACACAGATCGACCGGGATGCGCACAATCAGCCGCATTTTAAGCATTATTACCTGGACGTGGATGCTGATAAGTATTTCAATCCCGCCAGCACCGTGAAGCTGCCAGTTGCGTTGCTGGCACTGGAGAAACTGAAGGAACTGAAAGCAGAGGGAATTACCGGCAATACCCCCATGCTGACAGACAGTAGCTGGAGCGGGCAGGTTACCGTGCATACAGATAGTACTGCGGAGAACGGGTTGCCATCTATCTATCACTATATTAAAAGAATATTTCTCATCAGCGATAATGATGCTTACAACCGCCTGTATGAATTTGTGGGACAACAGACGATTCATGAAAAGCTGTGGGATAAAGGTTATAAAAGGGCTCGCATCGTACGCCGTTTTATGCCGCTCTCAGAAGAAGAAAACCGGCATACCAACGCCATCCGGTTTGAAGACAACGGGAAAAGTATTTACGCACAACCGCCGGCGTATAGCACACTGGCCTTTGATTACAGCAAAAAGATAACAATGGGAACGGCGTACATGGATAAAAATGATAAGCTGGTACCGCTTCCGATGGACTTTACACGGCAAAACAACCTGCCGCTGGAAGACCTGCAACAGCTGTTGCAGTCGGTATTGTTCCCGGCTTCCGTACCTGCTTCCCGGCGTTTTAATATTACGGAAGATGACTACCGGTTTTTATACCGGTATATGTCGCAATACCCGTCAGAAACAACGTATCCAAAATATGACACAACAGAATATTTTGACAGTTATACAAAATTTTTTCTCTTCAAAGGTGCAGGGCACAACATTCCACCCTACATGCGTGTATTTAATAAAACGGGCTGGTCATACGGATTCCTGACTGATGCAGCCTATATTGTTGATTTTAAACACAATGTTGAATTTATGCTCACCGGTACGATTTATGTAAACCGCGACGGCATTTTGAATGATGATAAATATGAATATGAAGAGGATGGGTATCCGTTTTTTAAGGAAATTGGAAAAATAATTTATGGGTATGAATTACAGCGTCAAAGAGCCCATAACCCCGACCTTAGCCAGTTTAGGATAGATTATACGAAGTAG
- a CDS encoding ACP phosphodiesterase, with translation MNYLAHAYLSFQQPLLMTGNLIADYVKGRQQLLQYESGIQQGIRIHRAIDTFTDQHPVTARAKFFFRPSCGLYSGVFTDLVYDHFLATDQERFTDDTLYAFARSVYGEITIREPALPPAFMEMFKYMQQYDWLYNYRTVTGIERAFKGITHRAKYLETNPAIIFAAFIEHYDALQACYHDFFPSLQAHVEALLKTENS, from the coding sequence ATGAATTATCTGGCACATGCATATTTATCTTTTCAACAACCGCTGCTGATGACCGGCAACCTGATCGCTGATTATGTAAAAGGCAGACAGCAACTGCTTCAATACGAGTCGGGTATTCAGCAGGGCATCCGGATACACCGGGCTATAGATACCTTTACAGACCAGCATCCGGTAACAGCCAGGGCCAAGTTTTTTTTCCGCCCTTCCTGCGGCCTTTACAGTGGCGTATTTACAGACCTGGTATATGATCACTTCCTGGCAACAGACCAGGAACGCTTCACGGATGATACATTATATGCTTTTGCCCGTAGTGTTTATGGAGAGATAACCATCCGCGAGCCTGCGCTTCCACCCGCCTTTATGGAGATGTTTAAGTACATGCAGCAATACGACTGGCTGTATAACTACCGTACTGTTACCGGTATAGAGCGTGCTTTCAAAGGAATTACGCACCGGGCCAAATACCTGGAAACGAATCCGGCGATCATCTTTGCCGCCTTTATTGAACACTATGATGCGCTACAGGCATGCTACCACGATTTTTTTCCGTCGCTCCAGGCACATGTGGAAGCGTTGTTAAAAACAGAAAACAGCTAA
- a CDS encoding fumarylacetoacetate hydrolase family protein, whose product MKLVSYLREETDQLAILVAGLLYNTQELHPELPNNMGMFLMMWEDVIDIAKHADESLKAGKHPGSANGIPVESVQILSPVPFPTSCRDGYAFRQHVAAARRNRKADMIPEFDQYPIFYFTNHNAIQGPGDVSCMPDHFEKLDFELETAIVICKPGRNITAAEADDYIGGYMIMNDLSARTLQLEEMKLNLGPAKGKDFSTVIGPMLVTADELDAFKIPAKPGHTGNAFQLKMTCKVNGIQVSEGNMGDMDWTFAEIVERCAYGVNILPGDIIGSGTVGTGCFLELNGTGKSNDANYTEQWLQPGDVVEMEVEGLGTLTNTIIKEDSDFSILALRKNV is encoded by the coding sequence ATGAAACTTGTAAGTTATTTAAGAGAAGAAACAGACCAGCTGGCGATTTTAGTAGCTGGACTGTTGTATAATACACAGGAGTTGCATCCGGAATTACCCAACAATATGGGTATGTTTTTAATGATGTGGGAAGATGTGATTGACATTGCCAAACATGCAGATGAAAGCCTCAAAGCCGGCAAGCATCCTGGTTCTGCCAATGGCATTCCTGTAGAAAGCGTGCAGATATTATCTCCTGTACCATTCCCTACCTCCTGCCGCGATGGTTACGCTTTCCGGCAACATGTGGCTGCAGCAAGGCGCAACCGTAAAGCAGATATGATCCCCGAGTTTGATCAGTACCCTATCTTTTATTTCACCAACCACAATGCTATACAAGGTCCCGGCGATGTTAGCTGCATGCCCGACCATTTCGAAAAACTGGACTTTGAACTGGAAACAGCTATTGTCATCTGTAAACCCGGGCGCAATATTACCGCAGCAGAAGCTGATGACTACATAGGCGGTTACATGATCATGAACGATCTGAGCGCACGTACCCTTCAATTGGAAGAAATGAAGCTCAACCTGGGACCTGCCAAGGGAAAAGATTTCAGCACGGTTATCGGCCCAATGCTGGTAACAGCAGATGAACTGGACGCCTTTAAAATTCCGGCTAAACCCGGTCATACCGGCAACGCCTTTCAATTGAAAATGACCTGTAAGGTCAATGGCATCCAGGTAAGTGAAGGCAATATGGGTGATATGGACTGGACCTTTGCCGAAATTGTAGAACGCTGCGCATATGGCGTAAACATCCTTCCCGGCGACATTATAGGCAGTGGCACCGTAGGTACCGGCTGCTTCCTGGAACTAAACGGCACCGGCAAAAGCAATGACGCTAATTATACTGAACAATGGCTGCAACCCGGCGATGTGGTAGAAATGGAAGTAGAAGGACTGGGTACCCTCACCAATACAATTATTAAAGAGGATTCCGACTTCTCCATACTGGCGCTCAGGAAAAACGTATAG
- a CDS encoding TIGR02757 family protein yields MKIQQLKDFLDAKAAYYNHPDFIANDPISIPHQYSRLQDIEIAGFFAAIMAWGNRTSIINKCTELMQMMDNAPYDFIRHHEPRDRMKLMSFTHRTFNGLDLLYFVEFLQHYYTNVTSLEFAFSAHITPEDENVENALIGFNKVFFALEHPERTRKHISTPAKHSACKRLNMYLRWMVRKDENGVDFGLWQHISPSQLVCPMDVHVSRVAARLGLVTDPKADWKTATTLTHELKKLDPDDPAKYDFALFGLGVIEKYV; encoded by the coding sequence ATGAAGATCCAACAACTGAAGGATTTCCTGGATGCTAAGGCCGCGTACTACAATCACCCGGACTTTATTGCCAATGATCCTATTTCTATACCGCACCAATACAGCAGGTTGCAGGATATTGAGATAGCTGGCTTTTTTGCGGCTATAATGGCGTGGGGGAACCGCACCAGCATCATCAATAAATGTACTGAACTGATGCAAATGATGGATAATGCGCCCTATGATTTTATCCGTCATCATGAACCCAGGGATCGCATGAAGCTCATGTCTTTCACCCACCGTACCTTTAATGGACTGGACCTGTTGTATTTTGTGGAATTCCTCCAGCACTATTACACCAATGTAACATCGCTGGAATTTGCTTTCAGTGCGCATATTACACCGGAAGACGAGAACGTGGAAAACGCGCTCATCGGATTCAACAAAGTATTCTTTGCACTGGAACATCCGGAAAGAACACGCAAGCATATTTCCACACCCGCCAAACACTCTGCCTGCAAGCGACTCAATATGTATTTGCGCTGGATGGTAAGAAAAGATGAAAATGGCGTGGATTTTGGGCTGTGGCAACACATATCACCCTCGCAGCTGGTTTGCCCCATGGATGTTCATGTGAGCAGGGTAGCTGCCAGACTGGGCCTGGTAACGGATCCCAAAGCGGATTGGAAAACAGCCACAACGCTGACCCATGAGCTGAAAAAACTGGATCCCGATGACCCTGCAAAGTATGACTTTGCACTGTTTGGCCTTGGCGTGATAGAAAAATATGTTTGA
- a CDS encoding deoxyhypusine synthase family protein — MNKGPVSQFIQHHYRHFNAAALVDAAKGYETHLLEGGKMMVTLAGAMSTAELGISFAEMIRQGKVDIISCTGANLEEDIMNLVAHTHYKRVPNYRDLSPQEEWELLEQGFNRVTDTCIPEEQAFRVIQQHIHKIWKDADDKGERYLPHEYMYKLLLSGVMKDHYEIDPKNSWMIAAAERNIPIIVPGWEDSTMGNIFASYCIKGELKTSTMKSGIEYMVYLTEWYRKNSAGKGVGFFQIGGGIAGDFPICVVPMMYQDLEWTDVPFWSYFCQISDSTTSYGSYSGAVPNEKITWGKLDINTPKFIVESDATIVAPLIFAYILGW, encoded by the coding sequence ATGAACAAGGGACCCGTTTCTCAATTTATCCAGCACCATTACCGCCACTTTAATGCAGCTGCATTGGTGGATGCTGCCAAAGGATATGAAACACATTTGCTGGAAGGCGGCAAAATGATGGTGACATTGGCCGGCGCTATGAGTACGGCTGAATTGGGCATTTCTTTCGCAGAAATGATCCGTCAGGGTAAAGTGGATATAATTTCCTGTACCGGTGCAAACCTGGAAGAAGATATCATGAACCTGGTAGCCCATACGCACTACAAAAGGGTGCCTAACTACCGTGATCTGAGTCCGCAGGAAGAATGGGAATTACTGGAACAGGGTTTTAACCGTGTTACCGATACCTGTATTCCGGAAGAACAGGCTTTCCGCGTTATCCAGCAACATATCCATAAAATATGGAAAGACGCTGACGATAAAGGCGAACGCTATTTACCGCATGAGTACATGTATAAATTGCTGCTCAGCGGTGTGATGAAAGATCATTATGAAATTGATCCGAAAAACAGCTGGATGATCGCTGCTGCGGAAAGAAACATTCCTATCATCGTTCCGGGATGGGAAGATAGCACCATGGGCAATATCTTCGCTTCTTACTGCATCAAGGGAGAACTGAAAACTTCTACCATGAAGAGCGGTATTGAATACATGGTGTACCTGACGGAATGGTACCGCAAAAACTCCGCTGGTAAGGGTGTAGGCTTCTTCCAGATTGGTGGCGGTATTGCCGGCGATTTCCCCATCTGCGTTGTGCCGATGATGTACCAGGATCTGGAATGGACGGATGTACCTTTCTGGAGCTATTTCTGCCAGATCTCCGACTCTACTACTTCTTACGGGTCTTATTCCGGTGCTGTTCCTAACGAAAAGATCACCTGGGGTAAACTGGATATTAATACACCCAAATTTATTGTGGAATCAGATGCTACCATCGTAGCACCCTTGATTTTTGCTTATATCCTGGGCTGGTAG
- a CDS encoding flavin reductase family protein has translation MQVNPTEIKTSELHAYLLGAIAPRPICFASTMDRDGRPNLSPFSFFNVFGSNPPTLIFSPSRRVRDNTTKHTLENVSATREVVINVVSYSMVQQISLASCEYPAGVNEFEKAGFTALPSEKVKPFRVKESPVQLECVVKEIIATGQGGGAGNLVICEVVMLHIDESILDSNGKIDPHKIDLVARMGGDYYCRASGNAVFEVPKPNTSLGIGVDALPLAIRNSHILSGNNLGQLGNVNSIPFIDPSYQDDHLKNIIQYYSITPAEMEQELHYHAKKLLDEGKVDAAWQVLLSI, from the coding sequence ATGCAGGTGAATCCTACAGAAATAAAGACCAGCGAGCTGCATGCTTATCTGCTGGGCGCCATCGCGCCGCGGCCTATTTGCTTTGCCAGTACAATGGATCGGGATGGCCGGCCTAATTTGTCGCCCTTCAGTTTCTTTAATGTATTCGGTTCCAACCCGCCTACGCTGATCTTTTCACCTTCCCGCAGGGTGCGTGATAATACAACCAAGCATACGCTGGAAAATGTATCGGCTACCCGCGAAGTGGTGATCAATGTGGTAAGCTATAGCATGGTACAGCAAATCTCGCTGGCCAGCTGCGAATACCCGGCAGGGGTGAATGAATTTGAGAAAGCAGGATTTACTGCGCTGCCATCTGAAAAAGTAAAACCTTTCCGGGTAAAAGAGAGCCCGGTGCAACTGGAATGTGTGGTAAAGGAGATTATAGCAACCGGACAGGGCGGCGGCGCCGGCAACCTGGTAATTTGCGAGGTAGTAATGCTGCATATCGATGAAAGTATCCTCGACAGCAACGGTAAAATAGATCCGCATAAAATTGACCTCGTAGCCCGCATGGGCGGCGACTACTATTGCCGCGCTTCCGGCAACGCCGTATTTGAAGTACCCAAGCCTAATACCAGCCTGGGCATCGGCGTAGATGCCTTACCGTTAGCTATCCGCAACAGTCATATCCTCAGCGGTAATAACCTCGGGCAACTGGGCAATGTAAACAGCATCCCGTTTATAGATCCATCTTACCAGGATGATCATCTCAAAAATATTATCCAGTATTATAGCATTACCCCGGCAGAAATGGAGCAGGAACTACACTATCATGCAAAAAAACTGCTGGACGAAGGAAAGGTGGATGCAGCGTGGCAGGTACTACTGAGTATTTAG
- a CDS encoding sterol desaturase family protein: MKFEKIKNKGQARLFESQYLEMLTKTHPLIIWGLYLPIIGYMLYYSHTSLGFSLEMVALVFFGAMLFWSFFEYLMHRFLFHFASDRPRIQRFIYVMHGNHHEYPRDKQRLFMPPIPSLVLASAIFGLQYIFLRQFTFMFFPGFMLGYLIYGSMHYAIHAWNPPFKFMKPIWRNHHLHHYKSEDKGFGVSTAVWDKVFGTFFDLEKEKEDKEKVKELTF; this comes from the coding sequence ATGAAGTTTGAAAAGATTAAGAACAAAGGACAGGCAAGATTATTTGAAAGTCAGTACCTGGAGATGCTAACCAAAACGCATCCACTGATTATCTGGGGTTTATATTTACCCATCATCGGTTATATGCTTTATTATAGCCACACTTCACTGGGCTTTTCGCTGGAAATGGTAGCCCTGGTATTTTTTGGCGCCATGTTATTCTGGTCGTTCTTTGAATACCTGATGCACCGGTTTTTATTCCACTTTGCGAGTGACCGCCCCAGGATTCAACGATTTATTTATGTGATGCATGGTAATCACCATGAATATCCGCGCGACAAACAACGTTTGTTTATGCCGCCGATACCCAGCCTTGTACTGGCATCTGCCATTTTCGGGTTGCAGTATATTTTCCTGCGGCAGTTTACATTTATGTTTTTCCCCGGATTCATGTTAGGATACCTCATTTATGGCAGCATGCACTATGCTATCCATGCCTGGAATCCGCCGTTTAAATTTATGAAACCTATCTGGCGGAATCACCACCTGCACCACTATAAGAGTGAGGACAAAGGGTTTGGTGTAAGCACCGCTGTATGGGATAAGGTATTCGGTACTTTCTTCGACCTGGAAAAGGAAAAAGAAGACAAGGAGAAAGTGAAGGAGCTAACGTTTTAA